In Acinetobacter sp. WCHAc010034, a genomic segment contains:
- a CDS encoding phage BR0599 family protein: MRNKAELYQLKHGARAWNFTDQRKAVTHAGIEYLPVRGLQRTAIEDESIDKCDTEVTFPQMHLLNAQGEDLAAVFAGKIFYGGVTVTILELYQGETLVLHKGRVTQPKFDEDADTMTLVCETGESYLNRNILTRKFQSSCPNAIYDRWCGLKFDEWAFEVKVTAIDGLNISFAVMPTQKLDEEGKPVMVDGDPIMEVKAYPDGWLNLGLMLKDGVNTLIASSAQNSMSLYRRHAGLKVGDVALAAPGCDQSHKTCNGKLNNAARFGGHLYIPNQNPIYTQLIK; this comes from the coding sequence ATGAGGAATAAGGCGGAGCTTTATCAGCTGAAGCATGGCGCGCGCGCCTGGAACTTCACAGACCAGCGCAAAGCGGTGACACACGCCGGCATAGAATACCTGCCGGTGCGCGGGCTGCAGCGCACAGCCATTGAAGATGAAAGCATCGACAAGTGCGATACGGAAGTCACCTTTCCGCAGATGCATTTGCTGAATGCGCAAGGCGAAGATCTGGCGGCGGTATTTGCCGGCAAGATCTTCTATGGCGGCGTGACCGTCACGATTCTTGAACTGTACCAGGGCGAAACGCTGGTGCTGCACAAAGGCCGGGTGACGCAGCCGAAATTTGATGAAGATGCGGACACAATGACGCTTGTCTGTGAAACCGGCGAATCATATTTAAACCGCAATATCCTGACGCGCAAATTTCAATCCTCCTGCCCGAATGCAATCTATGACCGCTGGTGCGGGCTGAAGTTTGATGAGTGGGCTTTTGAGGTCAAAGTGACGGCAATTGATGGGCTGAATATCTCATTTGCCGTTATGCCGACACAGAAGCTGGATGAAGAAGGCAAGCCGGTCATGGTTGACGGCGATCCAATCATGGAGGTTAAGGCATATCCGGATGGCTGGCTAAACCTCGGCTTAATGCTCAAGGATGGCGTCAATACGCTGATTGCATCAAGCGCGCAGAACAGCATGTCGCTCTACCGCCGGCATGCCGGCCTAAAAGTTGGCGATGTGGCGCTCGCTGCGCCGGGTTGTGACCAGTCGCATAAAACCTGCAATGGCAAACTGAATAATGCGGCGCGATTTGGCGGGCATCTGTACATTCCTAACCAAAATCCGATTTACACACAATTAATTAAGTAG